AGCTAACTAAGCTTGCAGTTCAAAGAAGGTGCATGCAACCCTTAACATTTGAAACAGTCTGTGTCTGTTCAGACAGAATGATACTACTAACAGTACTTTCTAGAGAATGTCACCATATTGTGGGCTTCTACTTTAAAAAATGGCAACCTAGAACACACAGAAGAAGCATACTATCGAATTGAGTTCATCTTAATTAAATGTGTACAGAGCTTAACTGCCAAATCCGTGCCAGTGTTTGACATACACAAACAGGTAGAAGGAGACAAAAATAAACTCACCTCTGCACAGAGCTCCTCGACCTCATGGCGGAGTTTCAGGACATATTCTGAGCTCACATCCATGTTGTTCAGCGCAGTTGTAATCTCCTCCCCGGTCTTCTGAACTCCAACACCACCTAAGAAGAGCTTTGCGCCCAAGTTTGGCTCCCTCATTCTCCACTGTAGTGCCTCCTGGAACTCATTGCTTAGTAGGCTCGTTGCCCCACCAAGCACAGCAAGTAGCGAGTTGATGCTTGCAGTGAATGCTGCCCGCCGGCAGCAGCTCTGCAGTAGAAAGAACACATCGTCGACCATTGAGGTCGTGAGACCATCAGGCACTGGCTCATCAATCTGGATGGCCTTCCTTATGTTTTCCACCATGAAGAACTCCTCCAAGATCACATAATACCCAGTCAAATCCTTCTCCATTTTATTGAAGCTACCATTACGGAAGGCTTTCATTGCTTGCGGACCGAGTTCAGGCTTGACATCCCTCAGTCCACGGATCTTGTTCACCATAAACTCAGTATAGTCTTCACCCAGTTGTGTCAATGCAAGAATCTCCTCTAGATAAATCTCAACCTCCCTGGGGTCAGGCCCTTCACTACCACCTGCGGCATTGGTGACAGAACCCATGACCGAGAGAAGATTCTTGGTATAGGAGTTTATATCTGATGAAAGACGGGCAAGCTTTCGGTAATCAGCATAGCGACGAAGGATCTGGGTGCCCCTCGAGTCGCATTCCTCCTGCAGCTCGATGATGGCATAGGCAACACCATCCTCACCCCGTAGCTCACGAAGCACCGCGTCATTCTCCTCAACAGCGAGCACAATATCCTTGAAGAGACGGGTGAGGCAGCCAACGAAATCAGGGCGCTCCGAGGTAGGCTGGGTTGCAGAGATTAGGTCGGTGAGGTGCTCGAAGTCTGCGCGGGCGCGGAGGGCGACCACCTTCTTGAGGTAGGCGACGTAGACCTGGA
This region of Triticum urartu cultivar G1812 unplaced genomic scaffold, Tu2.1 TuUngrouped_contig_4705, whole genome shotgun sequence genomic DNA includes:
- the LOC125528203 gene encoding conserved oligomeric Golgi complex subunit 4-like, which produces KRRLEGLARRRLSAAVDAQDHPAVLRLVRLFPLLDLAPEGLQVYVAYLKKVVALRARADFEHLTDLISATQPTSERPDFVGCLTRLFKDIVLAVEENDAVLRELRGEDGVAYAIIELQEECDSRGTQILRRYADYRKLARLSSDINSYTKNLLSVMGSVTNAAGGSEGPDPREVEIYLEEILALTQLGEDYTEFMVNKIRGLRDVKPELGPQAMKAFRNGSFNKMEKDLTGYYVILEEFFMVENIRKAIQIDEPVPDGLTTSMVDDVFFLLQSCCRRAAFTASINSLLAVLGGATSLLSNEFQEALQWRMREPNLGAKLFLGGVGVQKTGEEITTALNNMDVSSEYVLKLRHEVEELCAEIFHAPADREKIKSCLSELGEINASYKKILYSGLEHLVASIAPRIRPVLDTVTTVSYELDDAEYGENEVNDPWVQKLLLAVDTNVTWLQPMMTSNNYDSFVHLVIDFIVKRLEVIMMQKRFSQLGGLQLDKEVRSLINHFSEMSQRPVRDKFSRLSQMSTILNFERVSEILDFWGDNAGHLTWLLTPAEVRRVLGLRIDFRPEAISALRL